A genomic window from Massilia sp. METH4 includes:
- a CDS encoding AEC family transporter: MLASIIPVFLIILLGVAIRRFGWMPAEFFPSIEKFSYNVAFPAMLFAGTARLSFQGGQVGELALATLLPTFAVVVLTLGALLLLPALPGASRSSVMQGAMRPNTYFGLAVAALFFPSETASLVMLALALCLPVVNALSVVALAWWSGNKPNMGTVGKTLARNPIIQATLAGVVVSVLGISLPKELMNTLDILGKAATALGLLCVGGGLVFSLEGARPAALTVTSVLKLLVMPLLAAWVCLQLNVSTEAALAACFYCALPTAPNAYIMAKQLGGDARLMASLITLQTLLAVVTVPLSRQFMPWLGA; the protein is encoded by the coding sequence TCCTGATCATCCTGCTGGGCGTGGCGATCCGCCGCTTCGGCTGGATGCCGGCCGAGTTCTTCCCGTCGATCGAGAAGTTCTCGTACAACGTCGCGTTTCCCGCCATGCTGTTCGCCGGCACCGCGCGGCTGTCGTTCCAGGGAGGCCAGGTCGGCGAACTGGCGCTGGCCACGCTGCTCCCCACGTTCGCCGTGGTGGTGCTCACCCTGGGCGCGCTGCTGCTGCTGCCGGCGCTGCCCGGTGCCAGCCGCTCGTCCGTGATGCAGGGTGCGATGCGCCCGAACACCTACTTCGGCCTGGCCGTGGCCGCGCTGTTCTTTCCTTCGGAAACGGCGTCGCTGGTGATGCTGGCGCTGGCGCTTTGCCTGCCGGTGGTGAACGCACTGTCCGTGGTGGCGCTGGCGTGGTGGAGCGGCAACAAGCCGAACATGGGGACCGTTGGCAAGACGCTGGCACGCAATCCGATCATCCAGGCCACGCTTGCCGGCGTGGTCGTCAGCGTGCTCGGCATTTCGCTGCCGAAAGAGCTGATGAACACACTGGACATCCTCGGCAAGGCCGCCACCGCCCTGGGCCTGCTGTGTGTGGGCGGTGGCCTGGTGTTCTCGCTGGAAGGCGCGCGCCCGGCGGCATTGACGGTGACATCCGTGCTGAAACTGCTTGTGATGCCCCTGCTGGCCGCCTGGGTGTGCCTGCAACTGAACGTCTCGACGGAGGCGGCGCTGGCAGCCTGCTTCTATTGCGCGCTACCCACCGCACCGAACGCCTATATCATGGCGAAACAACTGGGGGGCGATGCCCGCCTGATGGCATCGCTGATCACCTTGCAGACCTTGCTTGCCGTGGTCACCGTGCCGCTGAGCCGCCAGTTCATGCCCTGGCTGGGCGCCTGA